The proteins below are encoded in one region of Phycicoccus sp. M110.8:
- a CDS encoding glycosyltransferase — protein sequence MVVLMAAYNGMRFIAPQVDSILGQFGVEITLVVSVDDSTDGTREWVEALVQRDARVQMMPSPGRLGSAAANFFRLMSEVSVDSYDYVALADQDDIWLPGKVDRAVDVLSRHDAAGYSSSVWSWSEDGSVSLVDKAGRQREWDHLFSSPGPGCTHVLRADVFMRLQQVLLEHRRVLTEVEYHDWLDYAFVRENGWDWYIDTEPQMLYRQHDSNQIGANRGLGAKVRRVAQLRRGWMWEQAAAVIEVVGAQEAMPARLMKQRGLGARLRLAAVAPKCRRRRIDAGVLALSFLFTERPTVESW from the coding sequence GTGGTGGTCCTGATGGCGGCGTACAACGGGATGCGTTTCATCGCACCTCAAGTGGACTCGATCCTTGGCCAATTTGGCGTGGAAATCACTCTCGTCGTCAGCGTCGACGACAGCACGGACGGCACCCGCGAGTGGGTCGAGGCCTTGGTGCAGAGGGACGCTCGGGTGCAGATGATGCCTTCGCCGGGGCGCCTCGGATCTGCGGCGGCGAACTTCTTTCGGTTGATGTCCGAAGTCTCCGTCGACTCGTACGACTACGTCGCGCTGGCCGACCAAGACGACATCTGGCTCCCCGGGAAGGTCGACCGGGCCGTCGACGTCCTGTCTCGCCACGACGCAGCCGGGTACTCGAGCAGTGTGTGGTCCTGGAGCGAGGATGGTTCGGTCTCACTCGTCGACAAGGCCGGACGTCAACGCGAGTGGGACCACCTCTTCTCCAGTCCGGGCCCAGGGTGTACGCACGTCCTGAGGGCGGACGTCTTCATGAGGTTGCAGCAGGTATTGCTAGAACACAGACGCGTCCTAACCGAGGTTGAGTACCACGACTGGCTGGACTACGCCTTCGTCCGGGAGAACGGCTGGGACTGGTATATCGACACCGAACCGCAGATGCTTTATCGACAACACGACTCCAACCAGATCGGTGCCAACCGGGGTCTCGGCGCCAAGGTGCGGCGAGTGGCTCAACTCCGGCGGGGGTGGATGTGGGAGCAAGCGGCTGCCGTCATCGAGGTGGTCGGTGCGCAGGAGGCGATGCCGGCACGGCTGATGAAGCAGCGCGGTCTGGGGGCGCGTCTGCGCCTTGCGGCGGTTGCTCCCAAGTGCCGGCGCCGGAGGATCGACGCAGGAGTCCTCGCGTTGTCGTTCCTGTTCACGGAACGTCCTACGGTGGAGTCGTGGTGA
- the wzx gene encoding O-unit flippase-like protein, whose product MSGIRIARRDVFWTYANLVLSSGVNLLLLPLILWALTPDEVGQWYVYSALGGLSLVLDFGLSATLSRHVTFAWCGVSTIEKQGYTDQQLDGQPNYPLLRSLVAATKWAYHLVGATALLLAATVGTLHVQHAVHAGSIVDKQLTSWWVYVAAIWINTSMAYWNPLLRGVGAVAETGQANVAGKIAQLLFTSAALVAGFGLLGVSVSYLASTFVFRWMSKRYFRRRSGLLHESRDEEGAYSRSALLRTIWPNAARQGVVSLSQYVMTWSPVLISSGFLGLRQAATVGLTVQILGIIKVFGNALFNAFLPQFSSLRLTGDLDRLRARVALVLGSATYSILGLGTLALVVGPPGLHLLGTDVRLMPLAYGLCFFLSEWAVNQYALVSGYLGTANRVPMHKAYFITALVGTAGQFLAVSRLGWGLWGVIVPPLLASLVYNDWIWFRRAATDLRTTSLGLLGRSLTEPYVFVATRIGVK is encoded by the coding sequence ATGAGCGGCATTCGTATCGCGCGGCGTGATGTCTTCTGGACCTATGCCAACCTTGTCTTGTCCAGCGGGGTCAATCTCTTGCTCCTCCCCCTGATCCTGTGGGCCCTGACACCCGACGAAGTCGGTCAGTGGTATGTCTATTCCGCTCTCGGCGGACTCTCCCTGGTGCTGGACTTTGGGCTCTCCGCGACTTTATCCAGGCACGTCACATTTGCTTGGTGCGGTGTGTCAACGATTGAGAAGCAGGGGTACACGGACCAGCAACTAGACGGCCAACCAAACTACCCGCTGCTGCGCTCGCTGGTTGCTGCGACGAAGTGGGCGTACCACCTCGTGGGAGCGACGGCGCTGCTGCTCGCTGCCACGGTCGGCACCCTGCATGTTCAGCATGCGGTGCATGCCGGCTCGATCGTCGACAAGCAGCTCACCAGTTGGTGGGTCTACGTGGCGGCCATCTGGATCAACACATCCATGGCCTACTGGAACCCGCTGCTGCGGGGCGTAGGAGCTGTCGCGGAGACCGGGCAGGCCAACGTGGCGGGCAAGATCGCCCAGCTGCTGTTTACCTCGGCTGCGCTAGTAGCAGGATTCGGCTTGTTGGGCGTCTCGGTCAGCTACTTGGCATCCACCTTCGTCTTCCGCTGGATGTCCAAGCGCTACTTCCGGCGCCGCTCCGGCCTCCTGCACGAATCGCGGGACGAGGAGGGGGCATACTCGCGCTCCGCCCTGCTCAGGACCATCTGGCCGAACGCCGCCCGTCAGGGAGTGGTCAGCCTATCCCAGTACGTGATGACGTGGTCTCCCGTCCTCATTTCCTCGGGCTTTCTCGGTCTGCGCCAAGCGGCCACGGTGGGTCTGACAGTGCAGATCCTGGGAATCATCAAGGTCTTCGGCAACGCCCTCTTCAACGCCTTTCTCCCCCAGTTCAGCAGCCTAAGGCTCACTGGTGATCTGGACCGCTTGCGGGCTCGGGTCGCCCTCGTCCTGGGAAGTGCGACGTACAGCATCTTGGGCCTCGGCACCCTGGCCCTCGTCGTAGGTCCGCCAGGGCTGCACCTCTTGGGCACGGACGTGCGCCTGATGCCCTTGGCGTACGGTCTGTGCTTTTTCCTGAGCGAGTGGGCCGTCAACCAATACGCGCTGGTCAGCGGCTACCTGGGCACCGCCAACCGGGTCCCGATGCACAAGGCCTACTTCATCACCGCCCTTGTCGGAACTGCCGGTCAATTCCTTGCCGTCTCACGCCTCGGCTGGGGTTTGTGGGGCGTCATCGTGCCGCCCCTCCTGGCGTCGTTGGTCTACAACGACTGGATCTGGTTCCGACGGGCAGCGACCGATCTCAGAACAACCAGCTTGGGCCTGTTGGGTCGTTCCCTGACCGAGCCCTACGTCTTCGTTGCGACCCGTATTGGAGTGAAATGA
- a CDS encoding NADP-dependent malic enzyme, with translation MSASPSYPLFDPSSPVFRAHEGGKLGVHATQQLRDRADLSLLYTPGVADVSRAIAADPALAARYTSRSNTVAVVSDGTAVLGLGDIGPLAAMPVMEGKAVLFKHFGGVDAVPVCMETGTVDELVDAIARIAPTYGGINLEDISAPRCFEIERRLQERLDIPVFHDDQHGTAIVVLAGLLNAAKVVGREQAGLRVVVSGAGAAGVAVTRLLARAGVEDIVVCDSRGIISPARTDLAEQPHKRRLAVTTNPRALSGSLGDALVGADVYVGVSGGQVPEAEVARMAPDCIIFALANPTPEVHPEVAARYAAVVATGRSDYPNQINNVLAFPGIFRGALDSGAPRVTEAMKLAAASAIADLVPEPTSDQIVPSVFELGVADAVAAAVGRIAQA, from the coding sequence GTGTCCGCGTCTCCGTCGTACCCGTTGTTCGACCCGTCCTCCCCGGTCTTCCGGGCGCACGAGGGCGGCAAGCTCGGCGTACACGCCACGCAGCAGCTGCGTGACCGGGCCGACCTGTCCCTGCTGTACACGCCCGGCGTGGCCGACGTGTCCCGTGCCATCGCGGCCGACCCGGCGCTCGCCGCGCGGTACACCTCCCGGTCCAACACCGTGGCGGTCGTCTCCGACGGGACGGCGGTGCTCGGCCTGGGCGACATCGGCCCGCTGGCGGCGATGCCGGTCATGGAGGGCAAGGCCGTCCTGTTCAAGCACTTCGGCGGTGTCGACGCCGTCCCGGTGTGCATGGAGACCGGCACGGTCGACGAGCTCGTCGACGCGATCGCCCGGATCGCGCCCACCTACGGCGGCATCAACCTGGAGGACATCTCGGCGCCGCGCTGCTTCGAGATCGAGCGCCGCCTGCAGGAGCGGCTCGACATCCCGGTCTTCCACGACGACCAGCACGGCACCGCGATCGTGGTGCTCGCCGGGCTGCTGAATGCCGCGAAGGTCGTGGGCCGCGAGCAGGCCGGCCTGCGCGTGGTGGTGTCGGGGGCCGGCGCGGCCGGTGTCGCGGTGACGCGCCTGCTGGCGCGGGCGGGTGTCGAGGACATCGTGGTCTGCGACTCGCGCGGCATCATCTCGCCAGCGCGCACCGACCTCGCCGAGCAGCCGCACAAGCGACGCCTGGCGGTCACCACCAACCCGCGAGCCCTGAGCGGCTCGCTGGGGGACGCCCTCGTCGGTGCCGACGTCTACGTCGGCGTCTCGGGCGGCCAGGTGCCGGAGGCGGAGGTGGCGCGGATGGCACCCGACTGCATCATCTTCGCGCTCGCGAACCCCACGCCCGAGGTGCACCCGGAGGTGGCTGCCCGGTATGCCGCGGTGGTCGCCACTGGCCGGTCGGACTACCCGAACCAGATCAACAACGTGCTCGCCTTCCCCGGCATCTTCCGGGGCGCCCTGGACTCCGGCGCGCCACGCGTGACGGAGGCGATGAAGCTGGCGGCGGCGAGCGCGATCGCCGACCTGGTGCCCGAGCCCACGTCCGACCAGATCGTCCCGAGCGTCTTCGAGCTGGGGGTCGCCGACGCCGTGGCCGCAGCGGTGGGACGAATCGCCCAAGCCTGA
- a CDS encoding serine O-acetyltransferase — MGRLIRFMYGCEISYLADIDRTVVFPHKGLGVVVGDEAVIGPGCRILQNVTIGGRSGMPGGPVLGRDVLVGAGACLLGAITIGDGAIIGANAVVLADVPAGHTAVGVPARLIAPTHA, encoded by the coding sequence GTGGGTCGTCTGATCCGCTTCATGTACGGCTGCGAGATCTCCTACCTCGCCGACATCGACCGAACAGTGGTATTCCCGCACAAGGGATTGGGTGTCGTCGTCGGCGACGAGGCGGTCATCGGACCGGGATGCAGGATCTTGCAGAACGTGACTATCGGCGGCCGGTCGGGCATGCCCGGCGGTCCCGTCCTTGGACGCGACGTCCTAGTCGGTGCCGGCGCCTGCCTCTTGGGAGCCATCACCATCGGCGATGGCGCGATCATCGGTGCGAATGCCGTGGTGCTCGCCGACGTGCCTGCGGGGCACACGGCCGTGGGCGTGCCTGCCAGACTCATCGCGCCGACCCACGCCTAG
- a CDS encoding glycosyltransferase family 2 protein — protein MSSLASEDGPLLSVIVPVYNAETHLLECLESIAGQTFADFEVIVVDDGSTDGSRGIAEAFANEDERFTVINIPNGGVSRARNLGLDHAQGEYVTFVDADDWLADNTYSDLMQPTQHGTFDAVAGDLTVESSSGKHAVEQTTLPGGRYDAEKVRSLILPMLISTDVLTREWPFRIVTKVFRRAHLREHGILFSPGLRAAQDFVFSVAAMERTTSFYYAKGSAGYHYRWNPQSRTRSALTSAWENYRAVDHALRAAVNDRPEYAGQLVLAELHGDLSAMTYLYRACRLRDSKALYRVMRRNLSSVDRTPAYRLLRWEAVPIGKRVVCRLMRARQYRTLHCLLTARGLAQRLQQRRSVRRRSR, from the coding sequence GTGAGTTCGCTGGCGTCCGAGGACGGGCCGCTCCTTTCGGTCATCGTCCCCGTATATAACGCGGAGACGCACCTTCTGGAGTGCCTGGAGAGTATTGCCGGCCAGACATTTGCCGACTTCGAGGTCATCGTCGTCGATGACGGTTCGACTGACGGCTCGCGCGGCATCGCAGAAGCGTTTGCGAACGAGGACGAACGCTTCACCGTGATCAACATCCCCAACGGGGGTGTCTCACGCGCTCGCAACTTGGGTCTCGACCACGCACAAGGCGAGTACGTGACCTTTGTGGACGCCGATGACTGGCTCGCTGACAACACTTACTCGGACTTGATGCAGCCGACGCAGCACGGGACCTTTGATGCTGTGGCGGGCGACCTGACGGTTGAGTCGAGCTCAGGCAAGCACGCAGTAGAGCAGACGACACTGCCCGGGGGCCGCTACGACGCTGAAAAAGTCCGCTCCTTGATCCTCCCGATGCTCATCAGCACGGACGTTCTCACCCGCGAGTGGCCCTTCCGCATTGTTACAAAGGTCTTTCGGCGGGCACACCTCCGTGAGCACGGGATCCTGTTCTCACCGGGCCTCCGGGCCGCTCAGGACTTCGTGTTTTCGGTTGCAGCTATGGAGCGCACGACCAGCTTTTACTACGCCAAGGGCTCTGCGGGCTACCACTACCGTTGGAATCCACAATCGCGCACCCGTTCGGCCTTAACGTCGGCGTGGGAGAACTACCGAGCGGTCGACCACGCACTCCGTGCGGCAGTCAACGATCGCCCGGAGTACGCAGGACAACTGGTGTTGGCCGAGCTCCACGGAGACCTCTCGGCGATGACCTACCTGTACCGTGCCTGTCGCCTTCGCGACTCGAAAGCGCTCTATCGGGTCATGCGTCGCAATCTGTCCTCGGTCGACCGCACCCCGGCTTACCGACTGCTGAGGTGGGAGGCAGTGCCCATTGGCAAGAGGGTCGTGTGCCGCTTGATGCGCGCCCGTCAGTACCGCACCCTGCACTGCCTGCTCACGGCGCGTGGACTTGCTCAGAGACTCCAACAGCGTAGGTCGGTTAGGAGGCGCTCCAGATGA
- a CDS encoding sugar transferase: MLSKRTYLVIKRVIDRCASGAVLIAASPVLMAVAVSIKATDPGPVLFRQQRAGQDGVPFEILKFRTMNAAAPATSAEAYAWSDGVPDDFVFKSSGDHEERMTRTGSLLRRWSLDELPQLVNVWRGEMSLVGPRPELLEIVECYSADQRRRLEVRPGITGWAQVNGRSGIDHGRKIAADLYYVDHASLAFDLKILVRTLKVALTGSHSY; encoded by the coding sequence GTGTTGTCCAAGCGCACCTACCTGGTGATCAAACGGGTCATTGACCGCTGTGCCAGTGGGGCAGTCCTGATCGCTGCTTCGCCGGTCCTGATGGCTGTGGCCGTCAGCATCAAGGCGACCGATCCGGGGCCGGTGCTGTTCCGCCAGCAGAGAGCCGGTCAGGACGGTGTGCCCTTCGAGATCCTCAAGTTCCGCACCATGAATGCGGCGGCTCCAGCGACCTCGGCAGAGGCGTATGCGTGGAGCGACGGAGTGCCTGACGATTTCGTGTTCAAGTCCTCCGGTGACCACGAAGAGCGAATGACCAGGACGGGGAGCCTCTTGCGTCGTTGGAGCTTGGACGAGCTGCCACAACTGGTCAATGTCTGGCGGGGTGAGATGAGCCTCGTGGGTCCGAGGCCGGAGCTGCTGGAGATCGTGGAGTGCTACTCCGCCGATCAGCGCCGACGCCTTGAGGTTCGTCCGGGAATCACGGGTTGGGCGCAGGTGAACGGCCGGTCCGGCATCGACCACGGGCGCAAGATCGCGGCTGACCTCTACTACGTGGATCACGCCTCGCTCGCGTTCGACCTCAAGATCTTGGTCAGGACTCTCAAGGTCGCTCTCACGGGCAGCCACTCTTATTAG
- a CDS encoding amino acid ABC transporter permease: MTEATQQRPGSTGAGADSARPGAIHARPVPHPWRWVALAVIAVLIAMMISSWVTNPKWDFGFALKVMNYNPVLSGLVQGTILTTIFSMILGVVGGVLIAIMRLSSNPILRGVSFVYTWFFRAIPRYVLLAVLGVGVLYLYPTLDFGIPFGKEIAKAFGFGDPTFWTLDVRTISSGIIVGIIGLGLSEAAYMAEIARAGILSVDRGQTEAAQALGMSAGKTMRRIVLPQAMRVIVPPTGNETIAMVKDTSLLAAVPVTTELFFQTQQVANQTYRIMGSYVAAVAWYLIICSVLMVGQSWLEKRFGRGFGQPSATNRARFLKIGADH, from the coding sequence ATGACCGAGGCAACGCAGCAGCGACCCGGTTCGACCGGGGCGGGCGCCGACAGCGCCCGCCCTGGCGCCATCCACGCGCGACCGGTCCCCCATCCGTGGCGGTGGGTGGCGCTGGCCGTCATCGCCGTGCTGATCGCCATGATGATCAGCTCGTGGGTGACCAACCCGAAGTGGGACTTCGGGTTCGCCCTCAAGGTGATGAACTACAACCCGGTCCTGAGCGGCCTGGTGCAGGGCACCATCCTCACGACGATCTTCTCAATGATCCTCGGCGTCGTCGGCGGCGTGCTCATCGCCATCATGCGGCTGTCGAGCAACCCCATCCTGCGGGGCGTCTCGTTCGTCTACACCTGGTTCTTCCGCGCCATCCCCCGGTACGTGCTGCTCGCCGTCCTCGGCGTCGGCGTCCTGTACCTCTACCCCACGCTCGACTTCGGCATCCCGTTCGGGAAGGAGATCGCCAAGGCGTTCGGCTTCGGCGACCCCACCTTCTGGACCCTGGACGTCCGCACGATCAGCAGCGGCATCATCGTGGGCATCATCGGCCTCGGGCTCTCCGAGGCGGCCTACATGGCCGAGATCGCCCGGGCCGGCATCCTGTCGGTCGACCGCGGGCAGACCGAGGCCGCCCAGGCCCTCGGCATGTCCGCGGGCAAGACGATGAGACGGATCGTGCTGCCGCAGGCGATGCGGGTCATCGTGCCCCCGACGGGCAACGAGACCATCGCCATGGTCAAGGACACCTCGCTGCTCGCCGCGGTCCCCGTCACGACCGAGCTCTTCTTCCAGACCCAGCAGGTCGCAAACCAGACCTACCGGATCATGGGGTCCTACGTCGCCGCGGTGGCCTGGTACCTCATCATCTGCTCGGTCCTCATGGTCGGGCAGTCGTGGCTGGAGAAGCGCTTCGGCCGCGGCTTCGGCCAGCCCAGCGCGACCAACCGGGCCCGCTTCCTCAAGATCGGGGCAGACCACTGA
- a CDS encoding ABC transporter substrate-binding protein, translated as MTSRLRPAAALVAGLATAGLALSACGSSSLDTGSSSSSSSSSSSSSSSSSGGGVDQALAAKVPQKIKDKGTIIVGSDASYAPNEFLASDGKTVQGMDVDLFNAVAAKLGLKAEFKNAGFDTIILGVSSGKYDIGVSSFTINDQRKKQVNMVSYFNAGTQWAVKKGNPKKVDPANACGLSIGVQKGTVQVDDLTARSKKCTAAGKPAIKQIVEQDQSKVTADLVSGKADAMLADSPVCLYAVKQTNGQLEALGDIYDSAPYGFVVPKDETDFAQAIADALKATAADGSYKAALSKWGNDSGSITDFAVNP; from the coding sequence ATGACCTCACGCCTTCGCCCCGCCGCCGCCCTGGTCGCGGGCCTGGCCACGGCCGGACTCGCCCTGAGCGCGTGCGGCTCCAGCTCGCTCGACACCGGTTCGTCGTCGTCGAGCAGCTCGAGCTCCTCCTCGTCCTCGTCCTCCAGCTCCGGCGGGGGCGTGGACCAGGCCCTCGCCGCCAAGGTCCCGCAGAAGATCAAGGACAAGGGCACCATCATCGTCGGGTCCGACGCGTCCTACGCCCCCAACGAGTTCCTCGCCAGCGACGGCAAGACCGTGCAGGGCATGGACGTCGACCTCTTCAACGCGGTCGCCGCCAAGCTGGGGCTCAAGGCCGAGTTCAAGAACGCCGGCTTCGACACGATCATCCTCGGTGTCAGCAGCGGCAAGTACGACATCGGCGTCTCCTCCTTCACGATCAACGACCAGCGCAAGAAGCAGGTCAACATGGTCAGCTACTTCAACGCCGGCACCCAGTGGGCGGTCAAGAAGGGCAACCCGAAGAAGGTCGACCCGGCCAACGCCTGCGGCCTGTCCATCGGCGTCCAGAAGGGCACGGTGCAGGTCGACGACCTGACCGCCCGCTCCAAGAAGTGCACCGCCGCCGGCAAGCCCGCCATCAAGCAGATCGTCGAGCAGGACCAGTCGAAGGTCACCGCCGACCTCGTCTCGGGCAAGGCCGACGCGATGCTCGCCGACTCCCCCGTCTGCCTCTACGCGGTCAAGCAGACCAACGGGCAGCTCGAGGCCCTCGGTGACATCTACGACTCGGCTCCCTACGGCTTCGTCGTGCCCAAGGACGAGACCGACTTCGCCCAGGCCATCGCCGACGCGCTGAAGGCGACCGCTGCGGACGGCAGCTACAAGGCAGCCCTGAGCAAGTGGGGCAACGACAGCGGGTCGATCACCGACTTCGCCGTCAACCCCTGA
- a CDS encoding nucleotide sugar dehydrogenase, whose translation MVVHEELDPHMSSSRLVVMGQGYVGLPLALRAAATGFAVTGYEPNTATVEALNAGTSHIDDISDEELGAAKRAGYSASSDPTVLAEADVIVVCVPTPLSDAGGPDLTMVETAAETIGQHVQAGCLVILESTTYPGTTEEVFAPRVLARGDLGADDVLIAFSPERIDPGNPTYGVKNTPKVVGGLTPAATVAAKNFYGTFIDTVVEAKGAKEAEMAKLIENTFRHVNIALVNEMVRFSDDLGIDLWDAINCAETKPFGFMAFRPGPGVGGHCIPVDPSYLSHRVKAKLGYAFRMVEMAEEINDAAPTYVASRVWRLLNDRGLAVRGARILLLGVTYKADIADRRESPADPLAATLLSWGADLRYADPFVPSWAPHGSESVFSSAEDVEKALKDCDVAVLLQSHAKFDLASIAEHAPVILDTRGVLPPVPGVNRL comes from the coding sequence TTGGTCGTCCACGAGGAGCTTGATCCGCACATGTCATCCAGCCGCCTGGTCGTGATGGGACAGGGGTACGTCGGACTTCCGCTAGCGCTCAGGGCTGCCGCAACCGGCTTCGCGGTGACGGGCTACGAGCCCAACACCGCGACCGTTGAGGCGCTCAACGCTGGCACCTCCCACATCGACGACATCTCGGACGAGGAGCTGGGAGCCGCCAAGCGGGCCGGCTATTCGGCGTCCTCGGACCCAACGGTGCTGGCCGAGGCGGACGTCATAGTCGTCTGCGTCCCAACGCCACTATCCGATGCAGGTGGGCCAGACCTGACGATGGTCGAGACGGCCGCCGAGACCATCGGCCAGCACGTGCAGGCAGGCTGTCTGGTCATCTTGGAATCCACCACCTATCCCGGGACGACCGAGGAGGTCTTTGCCCCTCGGGTCCTGGCACGAGGCGACCTCGGTGCGGATGACGTCCTCATCGCGTTCTCACCCGAGCGGATCGACCCCGGCAACCCGACCTACGGCGTCAAGAACACGCCGAAGGTTGTGGGCGGCCTCACCCCGGCAGCCACAGTCGCGGCCAAGAATTTCTACGGCACCTTCATCGACACCGTGGTCGAGGCAAAGGGCGCGAAGGAGGCGGAGATGGCCAAGCTGATCGAGAACACGTTCCGTCATGTGAACATCGCCTTGGTCAACGAGATGGTGCGCTTCAGCGACGACCTTGGGATCGACCTTTGGGACGCCATCAACTGTGCTGAGACGAAGCCCTTCGGCTTCATGGCCTTCAGGCCGGGTCCGGGCGTCGGGGGGCACTGCATCCCCGTCGACCCGTCCTACCTGTCGCACCGCGTCAAGGCGAAGCTCGGGTACGCGTTTCGCATGGTGGAGATGGCCGAGGAGATCAACGACGCCGCACCGACTTACGTCGCCTCGCGGGTCTGGCGTCTGCTTAATGACCGAGGGCTGGCCGTGCGCGGGGCGAGGATCCTGCTCCTCGGCGTCACGTACAAGGCGGACATCGCCGACCGCCGAGAGAGCCCAGCGGATCCGCTCGCAGCGACCCTGCTCTCTTGGGGTGCAGACCTTCGCTATGCAGATCCGTTCGTGCCGTCCTGGGCTCCCCACGGCTCGGAGTCGGTCTTCTCGTCCGCCGAGGACGTCGAGAAGGCGCTCAAGGACTGCGATGTCGCCGTACTGCTGCAGTCGCACGCGAAGTTCGACCTAGCCTCCATCGCGGAGCACGCGCCCGTGATTCTGGACACGCGGGGCGTCCTGCCCCCGGTTCCCGGCGTCAATCGTCTCTAG
- a CDS encoding amino acid ABC transporter ATP-binding protein yields the protein MATDTTSNADTTSNADTSRGAAASRRAAGAADTSGSRRADFPLVHAVNVTKAFHGNEVLKGIDMDVQQREVVCLLGPSGSGKTTFLRCINQLESIDGGRIWVDGELMGFSDRGGTLHHLTDKEIATQRRDIGMVFQRFNLFPHMTALENIMEAPIQVKGEKKKDVRDRALALLEQVGLADRHAAYPSQLSGGQQQRIAIARALAMQPKLMLFDEPTSALDPELVGDVLQVMRQLAQDGMTMIVVTHEMGFARDVADRVVFMDGGVVVEQGKPSEVISNPQHDRTRSFLRRMHQERDE from the coding sequence ATGGCCACCGACACGACCAGCAACGCCGACACGACCAGCAACGCCGACACGTCACGGGGCGCCGCCGCCTCCCGGCGTGCCGCCGGCGCCGCCGACACCTCCGGCTCCCGCCGCGCCGACTTCCCGCTCGTCCACGCCGTCAACGTCACCAAGGCGTTCCACGGCAACGAGGTCCTCAAGGGCATCGACATGGACGTCCAGCAGCGCGAGGTCGTCTGCCTGCTCGGGCCGTCCGGCTCGGGCAAGACGACGTTCCTGCGTTGCATCAACCAGCTGGAGTCCATCGACGGCGGCCGCATCTGGGTCGACGGCGAGCTCATGGGCTTCAGCGACCGCGGCGGCACGCTGCACCACCTCACGGACAAGGAGATCGCCACCCAGCGCCGTGACATCGGCATGGTGTTCCAGCGGTTCAACCTCTTCCCGCACATGACGGCCCTCGAGAACATCATGGAGGCGCCGATCCAGGTCAAGGGCGAGAAGAAGAAGGACGTCCGCGACCGGGCCCTGGCCCTGCTCGAGCAGGTGGGCCTCGCCGACCGCCACGCGGCATACCCCTCCCAGCTCTCCGGTGGGCAGCAGCAGCGCATCGCCATCGCGCGGGCGCTGGCCATGCAGCCGAAGCTCATGCTCTTCGACGAGCCGACGTCCGCGCTCGACCCCGAGCTCGTCGGTGACGTGCTCCAGGTCATGCGCCAGCTGGCCCAGGACGGCATGACGATGATCGTCGTGACCCACGAGATGGGCTTCGCCCGCGACGTCGCCGACCGGGTCGTCTTCATGGACGGCGGGGTCGTCGTCGAGCAGGGCAAGCCGTCCGAGGTCATCAGCAACCCGCAGCACGACCGGACCCGCTCCTTCCTGCGCCGGATGCACCAGGAACGCGACGAGTAG
- a CDS encoding glycosyltransferase → MIDVEPLARSLQVNRDRVAADVWCLVRHRLWKSILMYAFAILAGAAGRPVNPWRQRVWFSGRSGLQRVAEHFDAAFAVSSGPSTYFLVDCVESSRSYHWVIGDYSQTPIARRVDVHYLSQLRGGLAVSDECADIFTKVFPELKARRPKPYQFQTPWRFYEHNEGGIPEFETGAGAKIVTVSRLDPGKGLGLALEAAAELRDVGLEFRWLVLGDGPERTRLTDQIERLGLEELVVLCGFKNNVSQYLRAADVFVLPSSSEGRSTAVDEAMELGVIPVITDFKTARSQVTDGRTGVISSFKPGDLARSIASALDPAVRATILPNIGITRDEDPTPFFVKLSS, encoded by the coding sequence GTGATCGACGTGGAGCCTTTGGCACGCAGCCTACAAGTGAACCGGGACCGAGTTGCCGCTGACGTGTGGTGCCTCGTCAGGCACCGGCTCTGGAAGTCGATACTGATGTACGCCTTCGCGATCCTCGCGGGTGCTGCTGGCCGCCCTGTTAATCCGTGGCGCCAACGGGTCTGGTTCTCTGGGCGCTCGGGGTTGCAACGGGTCGCCGAGCACTTCGACGCGGCGTTCGCTGTGTCGTCCGGCCCTTCGACGTACTTCTTGGTCGACTGCGTCGAATCGTCCCGCAGCTATCACTGGGTCATCGGCGACTACAGCCAGACCCCGATCGCACGGCGCGTGGACGTCCACTACCTCTCTCAACTTCGCGGTGGCCTGGCCGTGTCCGATGAGTGTGCGGATATCTTCACAAAGGTCTTTCCAGAGCTGAAGGCGCGTCGCCCGAAGCCTTACCAGTTCCAGACGCCGTGGCGGTTCTACGAGCACAATGAGGGCGGCATTCCGGAGTTCGAAACGGGCGCTGGCGCCAAGATCGTCACGGTCAGCCGTCTCGATCCCGGTAAGGGGCTGGGTCTCGCTCTGGAAGCAGCTGCCGAGCTGCGCGACGTGGGACTCGAGTTCCGGTGGCTCGTCCTAGGGGATGGTCCCGAGCGAACACGACTGACGGACCAGATCGAGCGTCTGGGACTCGAGGAGCTGGTCGTTCTGTGTGGCTTCAAGAACAACGTGTCGCAATACCTGCGGGCGGCGGATGTGTTCGTCCTACCATCGTCGTCGGAGGGCCGATCGACCGCGGTCGACGAGGCAATGGAACTGGGAGTGATACCTGTCATCACGGACTTCAAGACGGCCCGATCCCAGGTGACCGACGGTCGTACCGGCGTCATCAGTTCGTTCAAACCGGGTGACCTGGCCCGTAGCATCGCGAGTGCGCTCGATCCTGCCGTCCGAGCCACGATCCTTCCCAACATCGGCATCACCCGCGACGAGGACCCAACTCCCTTCTTTGTGAAGTTGTCGTCGTGA